AAAATCCTTTAACATTTGACTAGCTTCTTCGCGGTACAAGCCGCGAATAACCTGGGGATGATGATTAAATTTACTGACGCTAAACAAGTCAACCACACTGCCTGCCGCACCAGCTTTGGGGTCCAAGGCGCCAAAGTAGACGTTTTTTATTCTGGAATTGATAATTGCTCCAGCACACATTGGGCATGGTTCGAGCGTGACAAACAAGCTACAATCGATTAATCGCCAAGTATTTAGCTCAGTGCATCCCTGCCTAATTGCCATCATTTCGGCATGTTGCGTAGCATCTTGATCGAGTTCGCGCCGATTATACCCTCTACCAATAACTCGACCATCTGGATCCACCAAAATTGCACCAATCGGAACTTCACCTTTTTCTTGCGCTTTATTCGCCTGCTCAAAGGCTAATTGCATGTACTTTTTCTTTTCTTCACTCGAAAAAGACATTAATTATTCACCGCCTGCAAAATATAGTAACCCTTGTCCCGATCTAAGATAGTGCAATTGCCAAAAGTAGCTTTTAAAAGCTTACGTGCACTTGGCTCACCCTGCTTTTTTTGGATGACAACAAGAATTTTGCCATTTTTAACCAGGTGATTTTTAGCACCCGATAAGATACTGGTAACAACACTTTTACCAGCACGAATTGGTGGATTAGTCACAATTAGCCCAAATTTTTTGTCATCTGCTATCTTCTCATAAACATTAGACTGATAAATTGCCACATTGCTTATTTGATTCATGGTGGCATTTCTCTTTGCTAGCGCCAAACCGCGCTCATTAACATCGGTCATCTCCACGGTTTGCTCTGGCCAAAATTTCGCAGCAAAAAGGCCCAAAGGACCATAACCTGCTCCGACATCTAAAATTCCTTTGGCGGGAAAAGAAACTTGGGCCATCTGCTTAATTAAAACGCCTGAACCATAGTCGACCCGCATTTTTGAAAAAACACCTGCATCAGTTGTGAATTTTAGGTCTATTCCAGCAACATGATAGTCAACTACGTGTTCATCATGCTCCGTAGTTGGATTAGCCGCATAATACATTTGATTTTTTTGCTCAGTCATAATTTTCTCGTTTCCTAAAACAGTCTGTTCTAGATAATTTTAGCGAACACAACGCTTTTTGCAAACAGGTTTACTTGATCATTAATAAAAAAACTAGTTGACTTATGGTTCTACCCCAAAGCAAACTAGCTAATTTTTTAATTTTTCTCGTAACTGTTACTTTAAATAATAAAAAGAAGCCAATTACTCTATTCAAAAGCGATTACCCAATTGACGCTTCTGATAACTAAATTTTAGCTTTAATAAATTACTTTATATGTCAGTTTGTCCTAATTTACGAGCTTCATTATGATGACTAGCAATGCTATAATTGTTGTAAGTTAAATGCTAAAAAATATAACACAGTACTCATAAGAATTAGAGGATTGCTTGTTTGGCATAATGCAATAATTTAAAAATAAAAATTCAGTAATCTAGTTACTTCGTTGACAATTAAAGGAAAAAATAATAAGATGAATGAGAGAAAGAAAAGCGGCGGGATCTCTACGGGGACCGCTACGGAGACAAAGGCTCCTCATCATATTGATGAGGAGCTTTCTTTATCATTGGCTTGAAGGAAAAATTAGGACAAAAGCATTAGAACTTTTTGCAACTTTCACTAGTTCACCAATTCAAGCTATTCTCATGCGTAATTTGATGTGAATTTTAACGTTAATATTTGTTAGTAATCTGCTTGCAGCAACTTTTTCTTTAATCCTATACCAGCATTAGTTTCGGTTACATCGTCATTTTTATGATTCGTCTTCAATTTACGTTGCTTTCCTATTATTATATTTAAGTTGTTTAATTACCTTTTGATATTAAATG
This genomic window from Lactobacillus panisapium contains:
- the tadA gene encoding tRNA adenosine(34) deaminase TadA; its protein translation is MSFSSEEKKKYMQLAFEQANKAQEKGEVPIGAILVDPDGRVIGRGYNRRELDQDATQHAEMMAIRQGCTELNTWRLIDCSLFVTLEPCPMCAGAIINSRIKNVYFGALDPKAGAAGSVVDLFSVSKFNHHPQVIRGLYREEASQMLKDFFRAIRRKQKLAKKALKNEQEIGKDSAN
- a CDS encoding class I SAM-dependent methyltransferase, which produces MTEQKNQMYYAANPTTEHDEHVVDYHVAGIDLKFTTDAGVFSKMRVDYGSGVLIKQMAQVSFPAKGILDVGAGYGPLGLFAAKFWPEQTVEMTDVNERGLALAKRNATMNQISNVAIYQSNVYEKIADDKKFGLIVTNPPIRAGKSVVTSILSGAKNHLVKNGKILVVIQKKQGEPSARKLLKATFGNCTILDRDKGYYILQAVNN